Part of the Streptomyces sp. f51 genome is shown below.
TCCTTCGTCCGTGACGGCGGCACCCTCGACTACACGCTGTCCGCGACGCCCGACAGGACCTGGGGGAGCGCCGAGTCGGCCGCGCCGCCCTCCTTCCGCACGGGCGAGCAGCCGTACCAGATCGGTGTGGGCCCGACGGCCGCGACCCTCGCGCCCGGTGGCAGTACCGCGCTCGACATCCGCGCGCTCGCCCTGGGCGGGGGAGCGGGTCCCGAGGTCCGCTTCCACGTGGACGTGCCCGCGGGGGTGAACGCGACGCCCTCGGCCGGCACGGTGAGTGACGGTGCCCAGCGGATCGTCCTCACCGCCGCCGACGACGCCGAGCAGGGGTTCTACGACGCCAAGGTGTCCGTCACCTCGGGCGACACGTCGTACACGCAGCCGGTGGCGCTCACCGTCGCGGCCCCCGGCTCCCTCCTCGCGGCCTACGACAACACCGGTGTCTCGGACGACGCCGGGGACCATTCCGAGGCCGACTACGACGGCGGAGGCTGGAGTTACTCCCGTCAGGCACTCGCCGACGCGGGGCTGACTCCGGGCGGCCGGGGGACGGTGGACGGTCTCGCCTACACCTGGCCGAAGTCCCCGTCGGGCCGCCCCGACAACGCCTCGGCCACCTCGCAGACCGTCCAACTGAGCGAGCCGGCGACCCGGTTGTCCTTCATCGGCAGCGCCGTGAACGGCAATCAGGAGACCCGGGCCACCGTCACGTACAGCGACGGCGGCACCGACTCCGTCGATCTGTCCTTCACCGACTGGACCGTGGGCGGTGGGGGCGGGACCGTCCAGTACGGCAACGAGACCATCGCGAAGACCGCGTACCGCAATGTCGCGGGCGCCGACAAGGACCCGGTGGCCACCTACGTCTTCGCCACCGAGCCGTTCACGGCACCGGAGGGGAGGACGATCAGGAGCGTCACGTTCCCTGACGACGCCGATCTGCACGTCTTCACCCTCGCGGTGGGCTGACGCACGAGAACGCCCGCGCACGAACGAGGGGCGGGCCCGGAGTCACCTCCGGGCCCGCCCCCTTTTCTCTCTCCGCCGAGTGCGGCTAGGCCAGCAGTTCCACCTCCGCGAGGGTCGACTCGCCGTCGAGGACGAGTCGGTAGTGGGCGTACGAGCCCGGGGACGCGACCGTGAACACCCGGGTCTGCCGGTCCCAGGGGAAGGACTCACCGGAGCGCTTGTCGAGGTCCGTCCAGGTCGTCCCGTCCGCGGAGCCCTGCAAGGTCCATCCGGTCGGCGCCTTGGTGTGGTCCGAGGAGGTCAGTGTGTACTGGACTCCCCGGGTGTCGCCGCCGACCGGCAGGTCCACCGAGGTGACGGTGGCGTCCGTGGCCGAGGTGTTGTCGAACAGGGGACCGTCCCCCTTGAGGGTGTCCGCGCGCGGCGCGGGCACCTTGTCGTCCTCGGTGACCGAGACCGGTGCCGCGTCCTTGCCGGTGCCCCACGAGGACGGCTCGGCGCCCATGTCGAACTCCAGGACACCGCCTCGGGTGATGAGCGAATGGGGGAGCGAAGTCGAGTTCCATCGCTTGCCGTTGAACCGGACCCCCTGCACGTACACGTTCTTCGTGCTGTTGCGGGGGGCCTTGACGACCAGGTCCTTGCCGTTCTCCAGGTGGACCGTCGCCTTCGTGAACAGGGGCGATCCGATGGCGTACTCGCCGCTGCCCATCACCAGCGGATAGAAGCCGAGCGAGGAGAAGAGGTACCAGGCCGACTGCTCGCCGTTGTCCTCGTCGCCGTGGTAGCCCTGTCCGATCTCGCTGCCGGTGTAGAGACGGGACAGGACCTCGCGGATGTTCTTCTGGGCCTTCCAGGGCTGCCCGGCCGCGTCGTACATGTAGTTCACGTGGTGGGCCACCTGGTTGGAGTGCCCGTACTGGCCCATCCGCACATCCCTGGCCTCGGTCATCTCGTGGATGACCCCGCCGTAGGAGCCGACGGTGTCGGGCGAGGCCGTCTCGGGGGTGGAGAAGTACGTGTCGAGCTTGTCCGCGAGCGCGGCCCGGCCGCCGTACAGGTTGGCGAGACCGCGTGAGTCCTGCGGCGCGGTGAACGCGTAGCCCCAGCCGTCGGTCTCGGTGTAGTCGTAACCCCACACGCGCGGGTCGTACGTGGCGGAGTCGACCCGCCAGTTCCCCTTGGCGTCGCGGCCCTGGAAGAAGCCGGCCTTGGAGTCGAAGAGGTTCACGTAGTCCTGGGAGCGGTTCAGGAAGTAGTCCGACTCCTCCTTGTAGCGCTTCTCGCCGGTCTTCCTGTAGAGCGCCTTGCCCATCTGGGCGATGCCGTAGTCGTTGACGTAGCCCTCCATGGCCCAGGACAGGCCCTCGCCCGTGGACGTGCTCGTGTAGCCGAGGAAGGGGGAGGTGGCCATGCCCTTGCGGCCCACGCCGGAGGTCGGGGGGACCACCGTCGCGTTCTTCAGGGCCGCGTCGTACGCCGACTTGGCGTCGAAGTCGACGCCCTTGACGTACGCGTCCGCGAACGCCACGTCCGACGAGGTGCCGGTCATGAGGTCCGCGTAGCCGGGCGAGGACCAGCGCGAGGTCCAGCCGCCGTCCTTGTACTGCTGCACGAACCCGTCGACCATCTCCCCGGCCTGATGGGGCGTCAGGAACGAATAGGCCGGCCAGGTCGTGCGGTAGGTGTCCCAGAAGCCGTTGTTGACGTACACCTTGCCGTCGACGATCTTCGCCCCGGTGTGGGTCGCGGTGTCCGGACCCGGCATCGGGGAGAACGGCGAGGCGTACTGGTACGTCGAACCCACCTTCTCGAAGCCGGAGTTCGGGTAGAGATAGAGCCGGTACATGCTGGAGTAGAGGGTGGTCAGCTGGTCCGGGGTCGCGCCCTGCACCTCGATCCGGCCGAACAGCCGGTCCCACTGCCGGCGCGCGTCCTTCTTGACGGCGTCGAACGAGGTGCCGTCCGGGATCTCCTGGCGCAGGTTGTCCTTGGCCTGGTCGATGCTGATGAGCGAGGTGGCCAGGCGCAGGGTGACGGTGTGGTCGGCACCGGCCTTGAACCTCATGTAGCCCTTGACCCCGCTCGCGGAGCCCTCGGTCACCGGCGCGTCGAAGACTCCGTAGACGAAGAGCCGGGTGGCGCCGGTCGACAGGCCCGACTTGACGTCCGAGTACCCGGTGACGACGCCCGCCGAGGTGTCGAGCGTCAGGCCCGCCTGCTCGGTGACGTTGTCGAAGATCACGCTCGCGTCGTCGCCCGGATAGGTGAACCGCAGGGCGGCGGCGTGATCGGTCGGGGCCATCTCCGCCTTGAGACCGTTCTCGAAGGTCACCCCGTAGTAGTACGGCCGCGCGGTCTCGTTCTCGTGCCGGAAGGCCAGTTCACGGGCGGTCCGGCCGGTGTCCGGGGTGCCGGAGGCGGCCGACGGCATCACCTGGAAGGTCTGCCGGTCGCCCATCCAGGGGCTCGGCTCGTGGCTCGCGCTGAACGCCTGGATGGTGGGCAGGTTGTCCGCGTTGTTGGCGCGGGCGTAGTCGTACAGCCAGCTCAGCGAGCCCGCGTTGGTCACCGGCGTCCAGAAGTTGAAGCCGTGCGGGACGGCCGTCGCCGGGAAGTCGTTGCCCCGCGAGAAGCCGCCGCTGGAGTTGGTGCCGCGGGTGGTGAGCGCGTAGTCGGCCAGATGCCGTGCGGGCTTCTGCGGAGCGGCCCGGCGCAGCGCGACGTCGTCGAGCCAGCCGCGGAACTTCGCGGGGCCCTTCGGCGAGTCGTAGGCGAGGAGGATCCGGTCGACGGTCTTCCCGGCCGCGACGGAACCGATCCGCGAGGTCACGTTGTTCCACTGGTTGACGTACAGCACCTTGGCGGCGCCCTGGCCCTGCGGTGTCAGCGCGAATCCGTGGCTGTCCACGGCGTTCAGAGCGCTCAGCGAGGTGCCGTCGGTGAAGACCAGGTCCACGGCCACGTTCGTGGCGTCGTAGTCCCGGTCGCCGTCCGCCATCGACGGGAAGATCCGGTACGACAGTTCGGTGTCGCGCCCGACGGCCACGTTCACGTCGAAGACCTTGTTGTACGAGTACGCACGGCCGTCACCCTTGTGGGTGCCGGCGTAGCGCAGGGCCCGCTTGCCGGTGAACCCCGCGCCCGCCTTGGCGGTCGGCGAGCCGCTGGGACCCCGGTCCACGAGGGAAAGCATGTCCTTGGGCGTCGGGTCGTCGCTCCGACCCGTCGAGAACTGGACGTCGGCGATCTGGAGGATGTCGCCGCCGTTGTTCTTCGTGACGTCGAGCCGGAAGTGCTGGTACTCGACGGGACTCTGGATGTCGTACGTCTTCGTCTGGAACCGCTCGCCGAAGGACTCGCCGGAGCGGGTGTCGAGGGTCTTCCAGTCCTTGCCGTCGGTGGAGCCCTGGAGGGTCCAGTCCGCGGGGTCGCGCTCGTCGTGGTCGTTTGCGGATGTGAGCGCGTACGTGACCGCCTTGACCGGCGCGTCCAGGTCGAACTCCGCCCAGCCGGTGGGCTCGAAGGTCAGCCACTTGGTGCCGGCCTCGCCGTCGACGAGGTTCTCCTTGACCTCGCCCGCGCCGGTGTTCTCGCCGCTCGCCCGCACGTCGGTGACGTGGTCGGTCACATTGCCGGGGATGCCGGTGCTGTACCCGCCGTCGACGCCCGAGGACCGCTTCGTCCCGTCGGGGGCGGTGTCCACCGTGTTGAGCCAGTCCGGGGCCGGATCGCCCGGTTCGAACGAGGAGCTGAACTCCCGGTCGGCCTTGGCCGCTTGGGCGGGCAGGGCGACCGCGACGCCCTGGGAGGCCGCTAACAGGGAAAGGGCCGCCACCCCCAGTGCCGCCGAGGAACGCCATCCGGTCCGACGCGTGGAACTCTGTCTGTACCGAGCTCTGTGCTGCATACGCGGGCACTCTCCCTGCACGTGGACAACGTTGTCACTTTGCTGCGCAAGGTCCATTTGGGCGTCAAGTTGACAGTGATGTCAAGGGTGTTGGGTGCGGCATCCGGGGTGAATACCGTGTGACGAACCGTGCATTGCGTTCATTGCGGGAGGCCGGCGTCCGTGGGCCTTCGCCGGGGTGGTCCTGGGCTGCCCCATATTTCCGGGAGGTCTCAACTCGGAAAAGACCGACGGCCAAACCTGCATTCGATCTTGCTCCGTTGGCGGGAAGTGGACTATACCTGTCGCGTCCGGCCAGTCGATCGACTGGCCCTGGACAGGCAGGACCCAGGGGGGAATTTCGCGGGACGGCGGAACGTGGTCCGTACACGTACTGTCGGTTCGTCCCACTGAATCCCCCATGCACGACCCCAGCTTGAACTGACCGCGGTGCCGGGGAGGATCCGGTTCACCGCCTGAGTCCTGGAGAAGGCGAGGACTTGAGCATGGGATCCACTTCCGCCGAGAACAGCAGCCCCGAGGGTGTCGGCCGTCGCGACCTCATCAAGAGGTCGGCCGCACTTGGCCTGATCACCGTCCCGACCATGAGCTTCCTGTCCGCCTGTGCGAGCGGGGGCGGTGACGACAAGTCGACCGACAAGGGCACCGGCAAGACCAGCAAGGACAACCCCTTCGGTGTGAAGAAGGGCGGCGGCAAGCTCGACGTCGTCGTCTTCAAGGGCGGCTACGGCGACGACTACGCCAAGGCGTGGGAAGCGGCGTTCGACAAGAAGTGGGGCAGCAAGAGCGCCCACACCGGCACCCAGGAGATCACCGGCAAGCTCCAGCCGCGCTTCAACGGCGGCAACCCGCCGGACATCGTCGACGACTCGGGCGCCCAGCAGATCAAGCTGGACGTGCTCTACAAGAACGGCCAGCTCCTCGACCTCGCCGCCGTCCTCGACGCCCCCTCCATCGACGACCCGTCGAAGAAGGTCCGCGACACGCTGATCCCGGGCACGCTCGACCCGGGCCTCCAGGGCGGCAAGGTCGTCTCCCTCAACTACATCTACACGGTGTGGGGGTTGTGGTACTCCGGCAAGCTCTTCAAGGAGAAGGGCTGGGAGGTTCCCAAGACCTGGGACGCCTTCCTCGCCATCTGCAAGGACGCCAAGTCGCAGGGCATCGGCGGTCTCGCGCACCAGGGCAAGTACCCGTACTACATCAACGTCGCCATCATGGACCTGATCGCCAAGCACGGCGGTCTCGACGCCATGAAGGCGATCGACAACCTCGACCCCAAGGCGTTCGTCGGCTCCGACGCCGCGCTCGCGGCCATCGAGGCCATCTACGAGGTCGTCGAAAAGGGCTACCTGATGGCCGGCACCAACGGCCTGACCCACACCGAGTCGCAGACCCGGTGGAACCAGTACAAGGCTGCGTTCATCACCTGTGGCTCCTGGCTGGAGAACGAGCAGCTCAAGCAGACCCCGACGGACTTCGACATGAAGTTCATGCCGATGCCCAGCCTCTCGGGCGACAAGCTGCCGTTCGAGGCGATCCGGGCCGGCTCCGGCGAGCCGTTCATCATCCCGGCGAAGGCCGCGAACCTGCCCGAGGCACAGGAGTTCATGCGCTCCATGCTCTCCAAGGAATGGTCGACGATCTTCGCCCAGAAGGCCAACTCGCTCACCATCCTCAAGGACGGCGTGTCCGACGGCGTGCAGCTGCGTCCCGGTACGCAGTCCACGGTCGAGGCCTCCAAGGCGGCCGGCACCAACAGCTTCAACTACCTGTACCCCAACTGGTACAGCGAGATGGACGTCTCGATCCAGAACGCGTCCAACGAGCTGATGTCCAAGCGCATCCAGCCCAAGGAATGGCTGAAGCGCGCCCAGGCGGCGGTCGACAAGGCGGCCAAGGACCCGGCGTCCAAGAAGAACCACCGCGACTGATCTCGTAAAACCGGAACACCAGGGGCAGGATGCCATGCGAAAAGGGCAGTACCGGTTCGTCG
Proteins encoded:
- the ngcE gene encoding N-acetylglucosamine/diacetylchitobiose ABC transporter substrate-binding protein, translating into MGSTSAENSSPEGVGRRDLIKRSAALGLITVPTMSFLSACASGGGDDKSTDKGTGKTSKDNPFGVKKGGGKLDVVVFKGGYGDDYAKAWEAAFDKKWGSKSAHTGTQEITGKLQPRFNGGNPPDIVDDSGAQQIKLDVLYKNGQLLDLAAVLDAPSIDDPSKKVRDTLIPGTLDPGLQGGKVVSLNYIYTVWGLWYSGKLFKEKGWEVPKTWDAFLAICKDAKSQGIGGLAHQGKYPYYINVAIMDLIAKHGGLDAMKAIDNLDPKAFVGSDAALAAIEAIYEVVEKGYLMAGTNGLTHTESQTRWNQYKAAFITCGSWLENEQLKQTPTDFDMKFMPMPSLSGDKLPFEAIRAGSGEPFIIPAKAANLPEAQEFMRSMLSKEWSTIFAQKANSLTILKDGVSDGVQLRPGTQSTVEASKAAGTNSFNYLYPNWYSEMDVSIQNASNELMSKRIQPKEWLKRAQAAVDKAAKDPASKKNHRD
- a CDS encoding GH92 family glycosyl hydrolase: MLAASQGVAVALPAQAAKADREFSSSFEPGDPAPDWLNTVDTAPDGTKRSSGVDGGYSTGIPGNVTDHVTDVRASGENTGAGEVKENLVDGEAGTKWLTFEPTGWAEFDLDAPVKAVTYALTSANDHDERDPADWTLQGSTDGKDWKTLDTRSGESFGERFQTKTYDIQSPVEYQHFRLDVTKNNGGDILQIADVQFSTGRSDDPTPKDMLSLVDRGPSGSPTAKAGAGFTGKRALRYAGTHKGDGRAYSYNKVFDVNVAVGRDTELSYRIFPSMADGDRDYDATNVAVDLVFTDGTSLSALNAVDSHGFALTPQGQGAAKVLYVNQWNNVTSRIGSVAAGKTVDRILLAYDSPKGPAKFRGWLDDVALRRAAPQKPARHLADYALTTRGTNSSGGFSRGNDFPATAVPHGFNFWTPVTNAGSLSWLYDYARANNADNLPTIQAFSASHEPSPWMGDRQTFQVMPSAASGTPDTGRTARELAFRHENETARPYYYGVTFENGLKAEMAPTDHAAALRFTYPGDDASVIFDNVTEQAGLTLDTSAGVVTGYSDVKSGLSTGATRLFVYGVFDAPVTEGSASGVKGYMRFKAGADHTVTLRLATSLISIDQAKDNLRQEIPDGTSFDAVKKDARRQWDRLFGRIEVQGATPDQLTTLYSSMYRLYLYPNSGFEKVGSTYQYASPFSPMPGPDTATHTGAKIVDGKVYVNNGFWDTYRTTWPAYSFLTPHQAGEMVDGFVQQYKDGGWTSRWSSPGYADLMTGTSSDVAFADAYVKGVDFDAKSAYDAALKNATVVPPTSGVGRKGMATSPFLGYTSTSTGEGLSWAMEGYVNDYGIAQMGKALYRKTGEKRYKEESDYFLNRSQDYVNLFDSKAGFFQGRDAKGNWRVDSATYDPRVWGYDYTETDGWGYAFTAPQDSRGLANLYGGRAALADKLDTYFSTPETASPDTVGSYGGVIHEMTEARDVRMGQYGHSNQVAHHVNYMYDAAGQPWKAQKNIREVLSRLYTGSEIGQGYHGDEDNGEQSAWYLFSSLGFYPLVMGSGEYAIGSPLFTKATVHLENGKDLVVKAPRNSTKNVYVQGVRFNGKRWNSTSLPHSLITRGGVLEFDMGAEPSSWGTGKDAAPVSVTEDDKVPAPRADTLKGDGPLFDNTSATDATVTSVDLPVGGDTRGVQYTLTSSDHTKAPTGWTLQGSADGTTWTDLDKRSGESFPWDRQTRVFTVASPGSYAHYRLVLDGESTLAEVELLA